In Zea mays cultivar B73 chromosome 7, Zm-B73-REFERENCE-NAM-5.0, whole genome shotgun sequence, the following proteins share a genomic window:
- the LOC100194091 gene encoding Protein PELPK1 precursor — translation MASSSRSTVFSLLLLVALLLSCSGMSSAARLLEEAPPKEEHPHPAVPELPEPELPPHPTDVVPPELPKPELPPHPAVVPELPKPEVPHPVPEQPKPELTPHPAAVPELPKPEVPHPTAVPELPKPEVPHPVPELPKPEVPPHPTAVPELPKPEVPYPVPELPKPELTPHPAAVPELPKSEVPHPVPELPKPEVPPQPTAVPELPKPEVPHPVPELPKPELPPHPAVPELPKPEVPHQVAPELPKPELPPHPTVPKLPHPEVPEVPNHELPPLPKAELPPKPEGHYPEPEAKP, via the coding sequence ATGGCTTCGAGTTCCAGGAGCACCGTGTTTTCACTTCTCCTCCTGGTGGCGCTGCTGCTCAGCTGCAGCGGCATGAGCAGCGCGGCGCGGTTGCTGGAAGAGGCGCCGCCCAAGGAGGAGCACCCACATCCTGCCGTGCCGGAGCTGCCAGAACCTGAGCTGCCGCCGCACCCTACCGACGTCGTGCCGCCTGAGCTGCCCAAACCCGAGTTGCCACCGCACCCGGCCGTTGTCCCCGAGCTGCCGAAGCCTGAGGTGCCTCATCCGGTGCCGGAGCAGCCGAAGCCCGAGCTGACACCGCACCCGGCGGCCGTGCCAGAGCTCCCGAAACCGGAGGTGCCGCACCCGACAGCCGTCCCTGAGCTCCCGAAACCAGAGGTGCCGCACCCAGTGCCGGAGCTGCCCAAGCCCGAGGTGCCACCGCACCCGACAGCCGTCCCTGAGCTCCCGAAACCTGAGGTGCCGTACCCAGTGCCGGAGCTGCCCAAGCCCGAGCTGACACCGCACCCGGCGGCCGTGCCCGAGCTGCCGAAGTCTGAGGTGCCGCACCCAGTGCCGGAGCTGCCCAAGCCCGAGGTGCCACCGCAGCCGACAGCCGTCCCGGAGCTCCCGAAACCTGAGGTGCCGCACCCAGTGCCGGAGCTGCCCAAGCCCGAACTGCCTCCTCACCCGGCCGTCCCAGAGCTTCCAAAGCCTGAGGTGCCTCACCAAGTCGCGCCAGAGCTGCCAAAGCCTGAACTCCCTCCTCACCCGACCGTGCCAAAGCTGCCGCACCCAGAGGTTCCGGAGGTGCCAAACCACGAGCTGCCGCCTCTACCGAAAGCTGAGCTGCCACCGAAGCCGGAGGGCCACTACCCGGAGCCGGAGGCGAAACCATGA